The Sulfitobacter faviae genome includes the window CGAACTCGCCGCGCGTTGGCTGCCGATCTTGAACCATGCCGAGGACTGCGGTGTCGATGTCTGCTATGAGATCCACCCCGGCGAAGATCTGCATGATGGCATCACCTATGAGATGTTTCTAGAGCGCACGGGCAATCACGCGCGCGCCAACATGCTCTATGACCCCAGCCACTACGTCCTGCAATGTCTTGACTACATTGATAACATCGACATCTACAAAGACCGGATCAAGATGTTCCACGTCAAGGATGCCGAGTTCAATCCGACGGGCCGTCAGGGGGTCTATTCGGGCTATCAAAGCTGGACGGACCGCGCCGGGCGGTTCCGGTCGCTGGGCGACGGGCAGGTTGATTTCGGCGCTGTCTTTTCCAAAATGGCGGCGAATGATTTCGATGGCTGGGCCGTGGTGGAATGGGAATGCTGCCTCAAACACCCCGAAGACGGGGCGCGTGAGGGGGCGCAATTCGTCTCCGATCACATCATTCGCGTGACCGACAAAGCCTTTGATGACTTCGCCGATGGCGGCACCGATGAGGCGGCAAACCGCAAAATGCTGGGGATCGACTGATGGCACGTATTCGACTTGGCATGGTGGGCGGCGGCAATGACGCCTTTATCGGCGGGGTGCACCGCATCGCCTCGCGCATTGACGACCGGTTTGATCTGGTGGCAGGCGCGCTGTCTTCGACCCCCGAGAAATCCGCCGCCAGTGCGGAGGCTTTGGGCATCCCGCGCTCCTACGGCAGTTTCGAGGAGATGGCCGAGGCCGAAGCCGCCCGCGAGGACGGGATTGAGGCGGTCTCAATCGTCACGCCCAACCACGTTCATGCCGCTGCTGCAAAGGCCTTCTTGGCCAAGGGCATCCATGTGATCTGCGACAAGCCCCTGACCTCCACGCTCGAGGATGCGGAGGCGTTGGCGGCCAGTGTCGCGGAGGCCGAGGCGCTTTTCATCCTCACCCATAATTACACCGGCTATCCGATGATCCGCCAAGCGCGGGCCATGGTGGCGGCGGGTGATCTGGGGGAGATCCGGATCGTTCAGGCGGAGTATCCGCAGGACTGGCTGACCGCGCCGATGGAGAACGAAGGCGTCAAACAGGCCGAATGGCGCACCGATCCCGCACGCTCGGGCGCGGGCGGCTCGGTGGGCGATATCGGCACCCATGCCCATAACCTTGCGTGCTTTGTAAGCGGCTTGCAGGTCGAAAGCATCGCCGCCGATCTGCAAAGTTGGGGCGCGGGGCGCAAGCTGGATGACAACGCCCATATGATGCTGCGCTTTGCTGGCGGCGCGCGCGGCATGCTGTGGTCAAGCCAAGTGGCTCCGGGGAATGAGAATGCGCTGAAGCTGCGTATCTATGGCGACAAGGGCGGTTTGGAATGGTCGCAAGAGGATCCCAACTACCTCTGGTTCACGCCATTGGGAGAGCCGAAGCGCCTGATCACCCGCAACGGGGCAGGGGCGTCTGAGGCGTCGCAATCGGTAAGCCGCATTCCCGGCGGCCACCCCGAGGGCTACCTCGAAGGGTTTGCCACGATCTATAACGAGGCCGCCGATGCGATCCGCGCCGTGCAGGGCGGGGCGAGCCGCGAAAGCGCCATGGGTTTGCTGCCGGACATCACGGCGGGCATGGCGGGGATGCGTTTCATCAATGCCTGTGTCACCTCCTCGGCCAATGATGCGGCGTGGACCAAGCTATGAGTGCCACCCCCGTTCTTGCCCTGCGCGACGTGAGCAAGAGCTTCGGCTCGATCGAAGTGCTGCATGGCGTGACCCTCGCGCTAGAGCCGGGGACCGTTCATGCGCTGATCGGTGAGAACGGGGCGGGCAAATCGACGACGATGAAGATCATGGCGGGCTATCAACTACCCTCCAAAGGCGCTGTCGAACTCGATGGTGCAGCGGTCCGTTTCGACAGTCTGCATGAGGGCGAAATGGCCGGGATCGTGATGATCCACCAAGAGTTCAACTTGGCCGAACAGCTCACCGTTGAGCAGAACATCTTTCTGGGCCGCGAGTTGAAACGCGGGCCGCTGCTCGACAAGGCCGAGATGCGGCGGCGCACGCGGGACTATCTTGATCGGGTGGCCTGCAACGTCTCTCCGGATGCGCTGGTCTCGCGTCTGTCGAATTCCGACAAACAGATGGTCGAGATCGCCAAGGCCCTGTCGCGCGATGCGCGGGTGTTGATCATGGACGAGCCGACGGCGGTGCTGACCAAACGCGAGACCGATGTGCTGTTCAAACAGGTCGCGGCCCTGCGCGCGGCGGGGACGGCGGTCTTGTTCACCTCGCATAAATTAGACGAAGTGGCCGAGATCTCGGACCATGTCACCATCATGCGCGATGGCGCGGTGGTGCAGTCCAGCCCGACCTCTGAGATCACCGAAGACGAAATGGCCACCGCCATGGTGGGCCGCGATGTCTCTGACCTCTACCCCGC containing:
- a CDS encoding sugar phosphate isomerase/epimerase family protein, yielding MKTIKGPALFLAQFAGDEAPFNSWDSITKWAADCGYKGVQVPSWDARLIDLAKAASSKDYCDEFKGKAVENGVEVTELSTHLQGQLVAVHPAYDTAFDGFAVEEVRGNPKARQEWAVEQVKLALSASKNMGIGAHATFSGALAWPYVYPWPQRPAGLIETAFDELAARWLPILNHAEDCGVDVCYEIHPGEDLHDGITYEMFLERTGNHARANMLYDPSHYVLQCLDYIDNIDIYKDRIKMFHVKDAEFNPTGRQGVYSGYQSWTDRAGRFRSLGDGQVDFGAVFSKMAANDFDGWAVVEWECCLKHPEDGAREGAQFVSDHIIRVTDKAFDDFADGGTDEAANRKMLGID
- a CDS encoding Gfo/Idh/MocA family protein — protein: MARIRLGMVGGGNDAFIGGVHRIASRIDDRFDLVAGALSSTPEKSAASAEALGIPRSYGSFEEMAEAEAAREDGIEAVSIVTPNHVHAAAAKAFLAKGIHVICDKPLTSTLEDAEALAASVAEAEALFILTHNYTGYPMIRQARAMVAAGDLGEIRIVQAEYPQDWLTAPMENEGVKQAEWRTDPARSGAGGSVGDIGTHAHNLACFVSGLQVESIAADLQSWGAGRKLDDNAHMMLRFAGGARGMLWSSQVAPGNENALKLRIYGDKGGLEWSQEDPNYLWFTPLGEPKRLITRNGAGASEASQSVSRIPGGHPEGYLEGFATIYNEAADAIRAVQGGASRESAMGLLPDITAGMAGMRFINACVTSSANDAAWTKL